In a single window of the Rhineura floridana isolate rRhiFlo1 chromosome 3, rRhiFlo1.hap2, whole genome shotgun sequence genome:
- the USH1G gene encoding pre-mRNA splicing regulator USH1G: MNDQYHRAARDGYLDLLKEATKKELNSPDEDGMTPTLWAAYHGNLDALRLIVSRGGDPDKCDIWGNTPLHLSAANGHLNCLSFLVSFGANIWCLDNDYHTPLDMAAMKGHMECVRYLDSIAAKQSSLNPKLVSKLKDKAFKDAEKRIKDCVKMQKKHHERMEKRYKKEMSDHSDTMSFSSYSSSTLSRRFQHMPMMTSLPYSQATIHGTAKGKTKIQKKLEKKKQVDGTFKIYEDGRKSVRSLSGLQLGNDVMFVKQGTYVSPKDWTRRNIRDMFLTDEDTVSRAISDPGLHLDSAHSEVSTDSGHDSLFNRPGLGTMVFRRNYLSSGLFGIGQDDPNMLGEGNMDRMGVKLHNRLQRSPSLNDSIGSANSLQERNVEELPWDEVELGLDDDIEPETSPLETFLASLHMSEFISIFKKEKIDLEALMLCSDNDLKSISIPLGPRKKILDAVKRRKQTLENPDVIEDTDL, from the exons ATGAATGATCAGTACCACCGGGCAGCCAGGGATGGCTACCTCGATCTGCTGAAGGAAGCTACCAAGAAAGAGCTCAACTCGCCTGACGAGGATGGCATGACCCCAACCCTATGGGCCGCCTACCATGGCAACTTGGATGCGTTAAGGCTGATAGTTAGCAGAGG GGGTGACCCAGACAAGTGTGATATCTGGGGGAACACGCCTCTTCATCTGTCAGCTGCCAATGGTCATCTGAATTGCCTCTCTTTCCTGGTATCTTTTGGGGCCAACATCTGGTGTCTGGACAATGACTACCACACACCACTGGACATGGCGGCCATGAAGGGTCACATGGAGTGTGTGCGTTACTTGGACTCCATTGCTGCCAAGCAGAGCAGCCTTAACCCCAAGCTGGTGAGCAAATTGAAGGACAAGGCCTTCAAGGATGCAGAGAAACGTATTAAGGACTGTGTAAAGATGCAGAAAAAGCACCATGAGAGGATGGAGAAGCGGTACAAGAAGGAAATGTCTGATCACTCGGACACAATGAGTTTTTCCAGCTACTCCAGCAGCACTTTGAGCAGGAGGTTCCAGCACATGCCTATGATGACTTCCTTGCCATATTCTCAGGCCACCATACATGGCACAGCCAAGGGCAAGACCAAAATTCAGAAAAAGCTGGAAAAGAAGAAGCAGGTGGATGGGACTTTCAAAATCTATGAGGATGGGAGGAAAAGCGTGAGGTCATTGTCTGGCTTACAGCTGGGCAACGATGTCATGTTTGTGAAACAAGGCACCTATGTTAGCCCAAAGGACTGGACTCGGCGCAACATTAGGGACATGTTCCTGACTGATGAAGACACTGTCTCCCGTGCCATTAGTGACCCAGGTTTGCACTTGGACTCGGCCCATTCTGAGGTCAGCACTGATTCTGGTCATGACTCTTTATTCAATCGCCCTGGACTTGGCACTATGGTTTTCCGGAGGAACTATCTCAGTAGTGGACTGTTCGGGATTGGTCAGGATGACCCCAACATGCTGGGAGAGGGAAATATGGATAGGATGGGTGTTAAACTTCACAACCGCCTGCAGCGCTCGCCAAGTCTCAACGACAGCATCGGCAGTGCCAACAGCCTGCAGGAGAGGAATGTGGAGGAGCTGCCGTGGGATGAGGTGGAACTGGGCCTGGATGATGATATTGAACCTGAGACTAGCCCCTTGGAGACCTTCCTGGCTTCTTTACATATGTCTGAGTTCATTTCAATCTTCAAGAAGGAGAAGATTGATCTGGAAGCTCTTATGTTGTGTTCAGACAATGATCTGAAAAGCATCAGCATTCCACTGGGGCCCAGAAAAAAAATTCTGGATGCTGTCAAGAGGAGAAAACAGACTTTGGAGAACCCTGATGTCATAGAAGACACTGATTTGTAA